From the Bacillota bacterium genome, the window CAAGATGGAAAACTCATACAGGTTTTAATTGGATGAAGTTGGCACTTCAAGGTATTCCAGCATTATTTCTAGTTATCCCCCTGGGTAAATGGAACATTTATCATCTTCTTTCCATTACGGCAGACATTCATTCAATGCCGAACTTGTCACCCTGGGCATTCTGGGAGTCCTATCCCAATGTAAGTTTATTGTGTAATTTAGCCTGCGTGTGGTTAGGGAAAGTATTGGTGGATTGTATTAAAGGGAAATTAGAGAACGATGGATACGAGGTAAGGTGAAGATGAGTAGCTTGTACCAATTTGCATAGACTTTAGTTAAGTGGAATCAAAGGTCGGTGGGAAGAGATAACGTTGTTATCCAAACAGGCTCCCGGTATTTTGTTTATTAAAGACCTTGCTGATATTCGTTTATTAATCGGTCTAACTCCTCGCTTAATCTAACCAATTTAACCTTGTTTCGAGGCTCCAACCAGTAGACATCATATAATTCTCGGCGTTTACTTTCAATTTCGACCAATAGTTCTCCAAAATTATTACGGTTCAATTTAATCACCCAGCTTTTGTTCATTCTCGACACAGTAAAAAGTTCCTTCCAAT encodes:
- a CDS encoding aspartyl-phosphate phosphatase Spo0E family protein, whose protein sequence is MSRMNKSWVIKLNRNNFGELLVEIESKRRELYDVYWLEPRNKVKLVRLSEELDRLINEYQQGL